CGCGAAGGTCTACTGAAGCCAGGAGGTACAATTGTAGAAGCAACTAGTGGTAATACTGGTATCGGCTTGGCACTTGTAGCTGCGGCTAAAGGTTATAAGGCAGTTATCGTAATGCCTGAAACCATGAGCTTGGAGCGTCGCAATCTACTTCGTGCATACGGAGCAGAATTGGTACTAACTCCAGGATCGGAAGGCATGAATGGTGCGGTTAAGAAAGCGGAAGAAATTCTGAAAGAGAACCCAAGCTATTTCCCATCCGAGCAATTCAAGAATAAAGCGAACGTGAAGATCCACCGTGAGACCACTGGACCTGAAATCGTTGAAGCGATTGAGTCCATCGGTGGCCCACTGGATGCTTTTATTGCAGGTATCGGAACAGGTGGAACGATCACGGGTGCAGGTGAAGTGCTGAAGAGCAAATATCCTGACGTGAAGATCTATGCTGTGGAACCTGCTGCTTCTCCAATCTTGGCAGGAGGCAAACCAGGCCCTCACAAAATCCAGGGTATCGGAGCTAACTTCATTCCTGAGATTCTGAACCAGGATATTTATGATGAGATTATCCATGTAGAGAACGATGAAGCATTCGAAACTGCACGCCGTGTAGCTAAAGAAGAAGGCGTTCTTTCCGGTATTTCTTCAGGTGCTGCTGTGTTTGCGGCGCTTAAGGTAGCTAAAGACTTGGGTCCTGGCAAAAAGGTAGTTGTCATTATTCCAAGTAACGGTGAACGTTACCTGAGCACACCACTTTACAATTTCGAAGCGTAATTGCTTGCAATAACGTAAATCTATAAGAGTCTTCATACCACCCTTTTGGTGGTGATGGAGACTCTTTTCGTTGATTAATAAGGCAAAAGGTTCTGTACATATACGGCAGGCTTGACGCGGTAACATCATTATTGTTGAAAAACACTTTGCTTTTTACTGAAAACGCAAAAACCATAATAATTTCCTATCGCTGGGGGCTTTTCAATAATGCCTTAAGTACAGTATACTGACAGGCAACATACTACTGACGATTTAAAATAGGTGAAGGCTGGACAAAACTAATGGAATGCTTACGAAGCGATTTTTGTTGAGAAGTGATGACTACGATGTAATGGCTTCATAAAACTAAGCAAATGCTTACGAAGCGGGTTTTGTCCCGAAGAATAAACTGTAGGATTATGATAGACAAAACTTAAGCAAATGCTTACGAAGTAAGTTTTATTGCGAAGTGATATCTATGATGTAATGGCTCCATAAAACTAAGCAAATGCTTACGAAGTAAGTTTTGTCCCGAAGAATAAATTGTAGGATTATGCTAGACAAAACTTTTAGGAGGATGGCTTTGGAAATCATAACGACATGGCATGAGTGGGAACAATGGGCAGCTGAGGACTGGAGCATGTTCCCTTTAATAATAAAATCCCCCCGGTGCACAAACGAGTTGCCTGCATCGTGGGAGAAGGCCTGGGAATTAGCTTCCCAGTATTCTGTAGTCTTAGAAAGTGGCAAGGGTGGGCGATTTACGTACTTAGGCTTGAATCCTATATCCATATTGAAGGGAAAAGAGGACAAGGCCGAAGTATTTAACTTTTCTACTGAATCTTTGGAATCAGCGGACGATGAGGAAATACTTGAGGTAACAACGCTGCAAGGACAGCCGCTGGAACTGCTACAGCAATGGATGTCTGGCTTCACCTCGCCAAGTCTAAATGTTCAGGGCATTCCTCCATTTACAGGTGGATGCATTGGATTTCTAGGGTACGATGTGGTCCGCTCATTGGAGCGTTTGCCGTCTCTTGCACAAGATGATCCTGGTTTTCCTGATTATCTTTTTATGAGGATGGATGAGGTATGGATTTATGATCATGAAGAGCATGTGCTTTATTGTGCAGTTCACGTCCCGGTTCCAGCAGAATGCGGGATGGAGGAATTGCAGAACCTTTACCTCGGGGGGATAGAGCAGGCCGGGCGAATGGTTGAGCAATGGCAGTTGATTTCTTCAACCTCGGGCTTGAACAAAGAAACCGTAGATAGCATTGAATCCATTACGGCTTCATCAGGAGAGTGGCCGGGCATGACCTCGGCTTTTTCACCAGAGAAGTTCCAGCAGGCTGTGCTGGACGTTCAGGAATACATCCGCCAAGGCGATGTATTCCAAGTGAACCTCTCGCTGCGCCAGGAGGCGCAGCTGAAGTCCTCGCCGGA
This Paenibacillus sp. FSL R5-0345 DNA region includes the following protein-coding sequences:
- the cysK gene encoding cysteine synthase A, which produces MAKVVNNVTELIGGTPLVRLNRLAQEGSADIYLKLEYQNPGSSVKDRIAISIVEEAEREGLLKPGGTIVEATSGNTGIGLALVAAAKGYKAVIVMPETMSLERRNLLRAYGAELVLTPGSEGMNGAVKKAEEILKENPSYFPSEQFKNKANVKIHRETTGPEIVEAIESIGGPLDAFIAGIGTGGTITGAGEVLKSKYPDVKIYAVEPAASPILAGGKPGPHKIQGIGANFIPEILNQDIYDEIIHVENDEAFETARRVAKEEGVLSGISSGAAVFAALKVAKDLGPGKKVVVIIPSNGERYLSTPLYNFEA
- a CDS encoding anthranilate synthase component I family protein, with protein sequence MALEIITTWHEWEQWAAEDWSMFPLIIKSPRCTNELPASWEKAWELASQYSVVLESGKGGRFTYLGLNPISILKGKEDKAEVFNFSTESLESADDEEILEVTTLQGQPLELLQQWMSGFTSPSLNVQGIPPFTGGCIGFLGYDVVRSLERLPSLAQDDPGFPDYLFMRMDEVWIYDHEEHVLYCAVHVPVPAECGMEELQNLYLGGIEQAGRMVEQWQLISSTSGLNKETVDSIESITASSGEWPGMTSAFSPEKFQQAVLDVQEYIRQGDVFQVNLSLRQEAQLKSSPEDVYEWLRKLNPSPYMGLLRSPGFALSSASPELLVKLHGDKVSARPIAGTRRRGLTPAEDAAMEAELRGSEKEIAEHIMLVDLERNDIGRVAAYGSVSVPELMTVERYSHVMHLVSQVEGQVAPDKDAYAVIAALFPGGTITGAPKVRTMEIIEELEPVRRGPYTGSMGFIDYNGNMELNIIIRTLAVKDGVGYIQTGAGIVIDSDPYREYRECHNKAKAVVKAVLCSELQQESQTTGGAEGGETL